In the Hemitrygon akajei unplaced genomic scaffold, sHemAka1.3 Scf000105, whole genome shotgun sequence genome, one interval contains:
- the LOC140723240 gene encoding NACHT, LRR and PYD domains-containing protein 3-like — MHLGISLSIEPFNILTMFSIPMEDVQQKHKETLRAQTETLRMNTILMREKVKVFQLVDRYAELTVISTVRDWKLVEHELLARGRDHEEWRQKHLRGELEKIQTDQLFQSSFSRSKSKSGSSAAVAGVPGIGKTTMVQKIVYDWATGKIYQQFQFVFTFKFRDLNSINCRINLKELILDQYPYFGNILREVWKNPKGLLFIFDGLDEFKHRIDFADIRRDTEPKHQCPDPEWWCEVSDIVYSLIQGKLLPGCSVLVTTRPTALHLLEKADISVWAEILGFVGEERKEYFIRHFEDQTVAEAVFKHVKENEILYTMSYNPSYCWILALALGPFFTQRVRDPRRVPKTITQLYSYYIYNILKNHGREIENPRDELLRVGQMAFRGVSEKKIVFSDGDLIKFNLQPSQFLSGFLMELLEREDSARSVVYTFPHLTIQEFVAAVAQFLNPPPGDILKFLTKAHNTTDGQFEVFLRFVAGLSSPMTARGLEEFLGPFPHQTTCRVIDWVKEEVKRQSGNTQSEAGKRSLLNTLHYLFESQNRGLAQAALGSVETLSFSGMTLTPIDCAVLSHVIGLCDTIKHLDLENCHIRCEGIRRLGPGLHKCQELRLGENKLGDSGVKLVSAALRNPECKIQKLGLNNVGLTYSGAEDLASALNTNTSLTELDLNNDKLGGSAVKLVSAALRNPECKIQTLWLERVGLTDSGAKDLASALSTNPSLTKLNLSNNKLGDSGVKLVSAALRNPECKIQRLWLVNVTLTDSGTEDLVSALSTNRSLMCLDLSSNSLTDRSVPALRRLILTLPSLEWIWLVENRFSETGGKELRSLQEPRPGLTVTV; from the exons ATGCATTTAGGAATTTCTTTGTCCATTGAACCATTTAACATTTTGACAATGTTCTCtattcccatggaagatgttcaacagaaacacaaggagactctgcgggcacaaactgaaacactgagaatgaacacgatcctgatgagggagaaggtgaaggttttccagctggttgatcgatacgctgagctcacggtcatttctactgttcgagattggaaactggtggaacatgagctgctggcaagaggcagagaccacgaggagtggagacagaaacatctccgcggagagctggaaaaaatccagactgatcagttattccaAAGCAGTTTTTCCcgaagtaaatccaaatctgggagttcggcagcagtggccggagtcccggggatcgggaaaacaacaatggtacaaaagattgtatATGACTGGGcaacggggaaaatataccaacaattccagtttgtcttcactttcaaattccgggatttaaactctaTTAACTGTCgaataaacctgaaggaactgattctagatcagtatccttactttgggaatatcctgagagaggtctggaagaacccaaagggattgttgtttatattcgatggtttggatgaattcaagcacAGAATAGATTTTGCTGACAttcggagagatacagaacccaagcaccagtgcccagatcccgagtggtggtgtgaagtgtcggacattgtgtacagtttaatccagggcaagctgctcccagggtgttcagtgctggtgaccacccgtcccactgcattacatttattggaaaaggctgaCATCAGTGTCTGGGcagaaatcctgggatttgttggtgaggaacggaaggaatatttcatcaggcattttgaagatcagacggtggcagaagctgttttcaaacacgtgaaggagaacgagatcctgtacaccatgagctacaacccctcctactgctggatcctcgctctggcactgggccccttcttcacacaaagagtcagggacccacggcgagttcccaagaccatcacccaactgtactcctactatatttacaacatcctgaaaaaccacggccgtgagattgagaacccccgtgatgagttactcagggttggtcagatggccttcagaggagtgtccgagaagaagattgtgttttcagatggagatttgatcaagttcaatctgcagccttcccagttcctgtccgggttcctgatggagcttctggagagagaggattctgcccggagcgttgtgtacacattcccacacctcaccatccaagagtttgtagctgcagtcgcacaattcctgaatccacctcccggggatatcctgaaattcctcactaaagcccacaacacgacagatgggcagtttgaggtatttctccgttttgttgctggtctctcctccccaatgacagctcggggcctggaggagtttctgggtccgtttcctcatcaaacaacctgccgggtgattgactgggtgaaggaggaggttaaacgccagagtggaaacacccagagtgaagctggtaaaaggagcctcctgaacacattgcactacctgtttgagtctcagaatcgtggactggctcaggccgctctgggatctgtggaaacactttcattcagtggaatgactctgaccccgattgactgcgcggtcctgtctcatgtcatcggactctgtgatacaataaaacaccttgaCCTGGAGAACTGCCACATTCGGTGTGAAGGAATCcggcggctgggacccgggctgcacaagtgccaggagttgag ACTTGGggagaataaactgggagattcaggagtgaaactggtgtctgcggctctgaggaacccggagtgtaaaatacagaaactggg gctgaacaatgtcggtctcacatattctggtgccgaggatctcgcctccgctctcaatacaaacacatcactgacggagctggacctgaatAATGATAAACTGGGAGGTTCAgcagtgaaactggtgtctgcggctctgaggaacccggagtgtaaaatacagacactttg gctggagagagtcggtctcacagattctggtgccaaggatctcgcctccgctctcagtacaaacccatcactgacaaaactgaacctgagtaataataaactgggagattcaggagtgaaactggtgtctgcggctctgaggaacccagagtgtaaaatacagagactatg GCTGGTCAATGTcactctcacagattctggtactgaggatctcgtctccgctctcagtacaaacagaTCACTTATGTGTCTGGACCTGTCCtcaaactcgctgacagaccgatctgtccccgctctacgacgcctcatactgaccctcccgagtctggaatggatctg gctggtggagaatcggttcagtgagactggggggaaggaactgagatctttgcaggaacccagacccggactgacagtgaccgtgtga